From Gopherus evgoodei ecotype Sinaloan lineage chromosome 15, rGopEvg1_v1.p, whole genome shotgun sequence, one genomic window encodes:
- the ENDOV gene encoding endonuclease V isoform X2, with protein MFPAGGKAAAHRKRLARKRSHGAQRDGAAGAGDSAPLGAVTGAELGTGAEQAQLKANVIEEDTEEWQKDSTFAGLERVGGVDLSYVKGNDTVACASLVVLSYPELEVLYEDCQMVTVSAPYLAGYLAFREVPFLVEAAQRLQEREPGLRPQVLLVDGNGVLHHRGFGVACHLGVLTDLPCIGVAKNLLQVDGLAKDEQHKGQIRDLQMGGDVFPLRGTSGRVLGMALRSYNKSTKPIYVSVGHRTCLESAVRLVQSCCRYRIPEPIRQADIRSREYIRTHLSSPLGGTSPGPGRKEEAEPKHYFGPRKTLPSPSVNLGLPPPMESELQEVSTGQRDSPSTPGTQGTS; from the exons ATGTTCCCGGCGGGCGGGAAAGCCGCAGCCCACCGGAAGCGGCTAGCCCGGAAGCGGAGCCATGGCGCGCAGAGAGACGGAGCCGCCGGAGCAGGAGACTCTGCGCCGCTGGGAGCGGTAACGGGAGCGGAGCTCGGCACGGGCGC GGAGCAGGCCCAGCTAAAGGCAAATGTGATTGAGGAGGACACTGAAGAATGGCAGAAAGATTCCAcctttgcaggactggagagagtgGGAGGGGTGGACCTGTCTTATGTCAAAGGAAACGACACAGTCGCCTGCGCTTCCCTGGTGGTTCTCAGCTACCCAGAGCTTGAG GTGCTATATGAGGATTGCCAGATGGTAACCGTGAGTGCCCCCTACCTGGCAGGATACTTAGCTTTTCGAGAGGTCCCTTTCCTGGTGGAAGCTGCTCAGAGACTTCAGGAGCGAGAGCCTGGGCTCAGGCCTCAG GTGCTGCTTGTAGATGGGAATGGTGTGCTCCATCACAGAG GGTTTGGTGTGGCCTGCCATCTGGGGGTGCTGACAGACCTGCCCTGTATTGGTGTGGCCAAAAACCTCCTGCAGGTCGATGGCCTGGCCAAGGATGAGCAGCACAAAGGGCAG ATCCGCGACCTGCAGATGGGAGGAGATGTATTCCCTCTGAGGGGCACCTCCGGGAGAGTCCTGGGCATG GCCCTGCGCAGCTACAATAAGAGCACAAAGCCCATCTACGTCTCCGTGGGCCACAGGACGTGCTTGGAGTCGGCGGTGCGCCTCGTCCAGTCCTGCTGTAGGTACCGGATCCCAGAGCCCATCCGACAG GCTGACATCAGATCCAGAGAGTACATCCGAACGCACCTGTCCTCCCCACTGGGGGGCACATCTCCTGGGCCAGGGAG GAAGGAAGAGGCTGAGCCCAAGCATTACTTTGGCCCCAGGAAGACACTGCCCAGCCCCAGTGTGAACTTGGGCCTTCCACCCCCTATGGAATCAGAACTCCAAGAAGTCTCTACAGGGCAGCGTGACTCACCGTCCACACCAGGAACTCAGGGTACTTCGTGA
- the ENDOV gene encoding endonuclease V isoform X1 codes for MFPAGGKAAAHRKRLARKRSHGAQRDGAAGAGDSAPLGAVTGAELGTGAEQAQLKANVIEEDTEEWQKDSTFAGLERVGGVDLSYVKGNDTVACASLVVLSYPELEVLYEDCQMVTVSAPYLAGYLAFREVPFLVEAAQRLQEREPGLRPQVLLVDGNGVLHHRAGFGVACHLGVLTDLPCIGVAKNLLQVDGLAKDEQHKGQIRDLQMGGDVFPLRGTSGRVLGMALRSYNKSTKPIYVSVGHRTCLESAVRLVQSCCRYRIPEPIRQADIRSREYIRTHLSSPLGGTSPGPGRKEEAEPKHYFGPRKTLPSPSVNLGLPPPMESELQEVSTGQRDSPSTPGTQGTS; via the exons ATGTTCCCGGCGGGCGGGAAAGCCGCAGCCCACCGGAAGCGGCTAGCCCGGAAGCGGAGCCATGGCGCGCAGAGAGACGGAGCCGCCGGAGCAGGAGACTCTGCGCCGCTGGGAGCGGTAACGGGAGCGGAGCTCGGCACGGGCGC GGAGCAGGCCCAGCTAAAGGCAAATGTGATTGAGGAGGACACTGAAGAATGGCAGAAAGATTCCAcctttgcaggactggagagagtgGGAGGGGTGGACCTGTCTTATGTCAAAGGAAACGACACAGTCGCCTGCGCTTCCCTGGTGGTTCTCAGCTACCCAGAGCTTGAG GTGCTATATGAGGATTGCCAGATGGTAACCGTGAGTGCCCCCTACCTGGCAGGATACTTAGCTTTTCGAGAGGTCCCTTTCCTGGTGGAAGCTGCTCAGAGACTTCAGGAGCGAGAGCCTGGGCTCAGGCCTCAG GTGCTGCTTGTAGATGGGAATGGTGTGCTCCATCACAGAG CAGGGTTTGGTGTGGCCTGCCATCTGGGGGTGCTGACAGACCTGCCCTGTATTGGTGTGGCCAAAAACCTCCTGCAGGTCGATGGCCTGGCCAAGGATGAGCAGCACAAAGGGCAG ATCCGCGACCTGCAGATGGGAGGAGATGTATTCCCTCTGAGGGGCACCTCCGGGAGAGTCCTGGGCATG GCCCTGCGCAGCTACAATAAGAGCACAAAGCCCATCTACGTCTCCGTGGGCCACAGGACGTGCTTGGAGTCGGCGGTGCGCCTCGTCCAGTCCTGCTGTAGGTACCGGATCCCAGAGCCCATCCGACAG GCTGACATCAGATCCAGAGAGTACATCCGAACGCACCTGTCCTCCCCACTGGGGGGCACATCTCCTGGGCCAGGGAG GAAGGAAGAGGCTGAGCCCAAGCATTACTTTGGCCCCAGGAAGACACTGCCCAGCCCCAGTGTGAACTTGGGCCTTCCACCCCCTATGGAATCAGAACTCCAAGAAGTCTCTACAGGGCAGCGTGACTCACCGTCCACACCAGGAACTCAGGGTACTTCGTGA
- the ENDOV gene encoding endonuclease V isoform X4, protein MARRETEPPEQETLRRWEREQAQLKANVIEEDTEEWQKDSTFAGLERVGGVDLSYVKGNDTVACASLVVLSYPELEVLYEDCQMVTVSAPYLAGYLAFREVPFLVEAAQRLQEREPGLRPQVLLVDGNGVLHHRGFGVACHLGVLTDLPCIGVAKNLLQVDGLAKDEQHKGQIRDLQMGGDVFPLRGTSGRVLGMALRSYNKSTKPIYVSVGHRTCLESAVRLVQSCCRYRIPEPIRQADIRSREYIRTHLSSPLGGTSPGPGRKEEAEPKHYFGPRKTLPSPSVNLGLPPPMESELQEVSTGQRDSPSTPGTQGTS, encoded by the exons ATGGCGCGCAGAGAGACGGAGCCGCCGGAGCAGGAGACTCTGCGCCGCTGGGAGCG GGAGCAGGCCCAGCTAAAGGCAAATGTGATTGAGGAGGACACTGAAGAATGGCAGAAAGATTCCAcctttgcaggactggagagagtgGGAGGGGTGGACCTGTCTTATGTCAAAGGAAACGACACAGTCGCCTGCGCTTCCCTGGTGGTTCTCAGCTACCCAGAGCTTGAG GTGCTATATGAGGATTGCCAGATGGTAACCGTGAGTGCCCCCTACCTGGCAGGATACTTAGCTTTTCGAGAGGTCCCTTTCCTGGTGGAAGCTGCTCAGAGACTTCAGGAGCGAGAGCCTGGGCTCAGGCCTCAG GTGCTGCTTGTAGATGGGAATGGTGTGCTCCATCACAGAG GGTTTGGTGTGGCCTGCCATCTGGGGGTGCTGACAGACCTGCCCTGTATTGGTGTGGCCAAAAACCTCCTGCAGGTCGATGGCCTGGCCAAGGATGAGCAGCACAAAGGGCAG ATCCGCGACCTGCAGATGGGAGGAGATGTATTCCCTCTGAGGGGCACCTCCGGGAGAGTCCTGGGCATG GCCCTGCGCAGCTACAATAAGAGCACAAAGCCCATCTACGTCTCCGTGGGCCACAGGACGTGCTTGGAGTCGGCGGTGCGCCTCGTCCAGTCCTGCTGTAGGTACCGGATCCCAGAGCCCATCCGACAG GCTGACATCAGATCCAGAGAGTACATCCGAACGCACCTGTCCTCCCCACTGGGGGGCACATCTCCTGGGCCAGGGAG GAAGGAAGAGGCTGAGCCCAAGCATTACTTTGGCCCCAGGAAGACACTGCCCAGCCCCAGTGTGAACTTGGGCCTTCCACCCCCTATGGAATCAGAACTCCAAGAAGTCTCTACAGGGCAGCGTGACTCACCGTCCACACCAGGAACTCAGGGTACTTCGTGA
- the ENDOV gene encoding endonuclease V isoform X3 — MARRETEPPEQETLRRWEREQAQLKANVIEEDTEEWQKDSTFAGLERVGGVDLSYVKGNDTVACASLVVLSYPELEVLYEDCQMVTVSAPYLAGYLAFREVPFLVEAAQRLQEREPGLRPQVLLVDGNGVLHHRAGFGVACHLGVLTDLPCIGVAKNLLQVDGLAKDEQHKGQIRDLQMGGDVFPLRGTSGRVLGMALRSYNKSTKPIYVSVGHRTCLESAVRLVQSCCRYRIPEPIRQADIRSREYIRTHLSSPLGGTSPGPGRKEEAEPKHYFGPRKTLPSPSVNLGLPPPMESELQEVSTGQRDSPSTPGTQGTS, encoded by the exons ATGGCGCGCAGAGAGACGGAGCCGCCGGAGCAGGAGACTCTGCGCCGCTGGGAGCG GGAGCAGGCCCAGCTAAAGGCAAATGTGATTGAGGAGGACACTGAAGAATGGCAGAAAGATTCCAcctttgcaggactggagagagtgGGAGGGGTGGACCTGTCTTATGTCAAAGGAAACGACACAGTCGCCTGCGCTTCCCTGGTGGTTCTCAGCTACCCAGAGCTTGAG GTGCTATATGAGGATTGCCAGATGGTAACCGTGAGTGCCCCCTACCTGGCAGGATACTTAGCTTTTCGAGAGGTCCCTTTCCTGGTGGAAGCTGCTCAGAGACTTCAGGAGCGAGAGCCTGGGCTCAGGCCTCAG GTGCTGCTTGTAGATGGGAATGGTGTGCTCCATCACAGAG CAGGGTTTGGTGTGGCCTGCCATCTGGGGGTGCTGACAGACCTGCCCTGTATTGGTGTGGCCAAAAACCTCCTGCAGGTCGATGGCCTGGCCAAGGATGAGCAGCACAAAGGGCAG ATCCGCGACCTGCAGATGGGAGGAGATGTATTCCCTCTGAGGGGCACCTCCGGGAGAGTCCTGGGCATG GCCCTGCGCAGCTACAATAAGAGCACAAAGCCCATCTACGTCTCCGTGGGCCACAGGACGTGCTTGGAGTCGGCGGTGCGCCTCGTCCAGTCCTGCTGTAGGTACCGGATCCCAGAGCCCATCCGACAG GCTGACATCAGATCCAGAGAGTACATCCGAACGCACCTGTCCTCCCCACTGGGGGGCACATCTCCTGGGCCAGGGAG GAAGGAAGAGGCTGAGCCCAAGCATTACTTTGGCCCCAGGAAGACACTGCCCAGCCCCAGTGTGAACTTGGGCCTTCCACCCCCTATGGAATCAGAACTCCAAGAAGTCTCTACAGGGCAGCGTGACTCACCGTCCACACCAGGAACTCAGGGTACTTCGTGA
- the ENDOV gene encoding endonuclease V isoform X6, which yields MFPAGGKAAAHRKRLARKRSHGAQRDGAAGAGDSAPLGAVTGAELGTGAEQAQLKANVIEEDTEEWQKDSTFAGLERVGGVDLSYVKGNDTVACASLVVLSYPELEVLYEDCQMVTVSAPYLAGYLAFREVPFLVEAAQRLQEREPGLRPQVLLVDGNGVLHHRAGFGVACHLGVLTDLPCIGVAKNLLQVDGLAKDEQHKGQIRDLQMGGDVFPLRGTSGRVLGMALRSYNKSTKPIYVSVGHRTCLESAVRLVQSCCRYRIPEPIRQADIRSREYIRTHLSSPLGGTSPGPGR from the exons ATGTTCCCGGCGGGCGGGAAAGCCGCAGCCCACCGGAAGCGGCTAGCCCGGAAGCGGAGCCATGGCGCGCAGAGAGACGGAGCCGCCGGAGCAGGAGACTCTGCGCCGCTGGGAGCGGTAACGGGAGCGGAGCTCGGCACGGGCGC GGAGCAGGCCCAGCTAAAGGCAAATGTGATTGAGGAGGACACTGAAGAATGGCAGAAAGATTCCAcctttgcaggactggagagagtgGGAGGGGTGGACCTGTCTTATGTCAAAGGAAACGACACAGTCGCCTGCGCTTCCCTGGTGGTTCTCAGCTACCCAGAGCTTGAG GTGCTATATGAGGATTGCCAGATGGTAACCGTGAGTGCCCCCTACCTGGCAGGATACTTAGCTTTTCGAGAGGTCCCTTTCCTGGTGGAAGCTGCTCAGAGACTTCAGGAGCGAGAGCCTGGGCTCAGGCCTCAG GTGCTGCTTGTAGATGGGAATGGTGTGCTCCATCACAGAG CAGGGTTTGGTGTGGCCTGCCATCTGGGGGTGCTGACAGACCTGCCCTGTATTGGTGTGGCCAAAAACCTCCTGCAGGTCGATGGCCTGGCCAAGGATGAGCAGCACAAAGGGCAG ATCCGCGACCTGCAGATGGGAGGAGATGTATTCCCTCTGAGGGGCACCTCCGGGAGAGTCCTGGGCATG GCCCTGCGCAGCTACAATAAGAGCACAAAGCCCATCTACGTCTCCGTGGGCCACAGGACGTGCTTGGAGTCGGCGGTGCGCCTCGTCCAGTCCTGCTGTAGGTACCGGATCCCAGAGCCCATCCGACAG GCTGACATCAGATCCAGAGAGTACATCCGAACGCACCTGTCCTCCCCACTGGGGGGCACATCTCCTGGGCCAGGGAGGTAG
- the ENDOV gene encoding endonuclease V isoform X8, with amino-acid sequence MFPAGGKAAAHRKRLARKRSHGAQRDGAAGAGDSAPLGAVTGAELGTGAEQAQLKANVIEEDTEEWQKDSTFAGLERVGGVDLSYVKGNDTVACASLVVLSYPELEVLYEDCQMVTVSAPYLAGYLAFREVPFLVEAAQRLQEREPGLRPQVLLVDGNGVLHHRAGFGVACHLGVLTDLPCIGVAKNLLQVDGLAKDEQHKGQIRDLQMGGDVFPLRGTSGRVLGMALRSYNKSTKPIYVSVGHRTCLESAVRLVQSCC; translated from the exons ATGTTCCCGGCGGGCGGGAAAGCCGCAGCCCACCGGAAGCGGCTAGCCCGGAAGCGGAGCCATGGCGCGCAGAGAGACGGAGCCGCCGGAGCAGGAGACTCTGCGCCGCTGGGAGCGGTAACGGGAGCGGAGCTCGGCACGGGCGC GGAGCAGGCCCAGCTAAAGGCAAATGTGATTGAGGAGGACACTGAAGAATGGCAGAAAGATTCCAcctttgcaggactggagagagtgGGAGGGGTGGACCTGTCTTATGTCAAAGGAAACGACACAGTCGCCTGCGCTTCCCTGGTGGTTCTCAGCTACCCAGAGCTTGAG GTGCTATATGAGGATTGCCAGATGGTAACCGTGAGTGCCCCCTACCTGGCAGGATACTTAGCTTTTCGAGAGGTCCCTTTCCTGGTGGAAGCTGCTCAGAGACTTCAGGAGCGAGAGCCTGGGCTCAGGCCTCAG GTGCTGCTTGTAGATGGGAATGGTGTGCTCCATCACAGAG CAGGGTTTGGTGTGGCCTGCCATCTGGGGGTGCTGACAGACCTGCCCTGTATTGGTGTGGCCAAAAACCTCCTGCAGGTCGATGGCCTGGCCAAGGATGAGCAGCACAAAGGGCAG ATCCGCGACCTGCAGATGGGAGGAGATGTATTCCCTCTGAGGGGCACCTCCGGGAGAGTCCTGGGCATG GCCCTGCGCAGCTACAATAAGAGCACAAAGCCCATCTACGTCTCCGTGGGCCACAGGACGTGCTTGGAGTCGGCGGTGCGCCTCGTCCAGTCCTGCT GCTGA
- the ENDOV gene encoding endonuclease V isoform X7 → MFPAGGKAAAHRKRLARKRSHGAQRDGAAGAGDSAPLGAVTGAELGTGAEQAQLKANVIEEDTEEWQKDSTFAGLERVGGVDLSYVKGNDTVACASLVVLSYPELEVLYEDCQMVTVSAPYLAGYLAFREVPFLVEAAQRLQEREPGLRPQVLLVDGNGVLHHRAGFGVACHLGVLTDLPCIGVAKNLLQVDGLAKDEQHKGQIRDLQMGGDVFPLRGTSGRVLGMALRSYNKSTKPIYVSVGHRTCLESAVRLVQSCCRYRIPEPIRQVRRQGQLGG, encoded by the exons ATGTTCCCGGCGGGCGGGAAAGCCGCAGCCCACCGGAAGCGGCTAGCCCGGAAGCGGAGCCATGGCGCGCAGAGAGACGGAGCCGCCGGAGCAGGAGACTCTGCGCCGCTGGGAGCGGTAACGGGAGCGGAGCTCGGCACGGGCGC GGAGCAGGCCCAGCTAAAGGCAAATGTGATTGAGGAGGACACTGAAGAATGGCAGAAAGATTCCAcctttgcaggactggagagagtgGGAGGGGTGGACCTGTCTTATGTCAAAGGAAACGACACAGTCGCCTGCGCTTCCCTGGTGGTTCTCAGCTACCCAGAGCTTGAG GTGCTATATGAGGATTGCCAGATGGTAACCGTGAGTGCCCCCTACCTGGCAGGATACTTAGCTTTTCGAGAGGTCCCTTTCCTGGTGGAAGCTGCTCAGAGACTTCAGGAGCGAGAGCCTGGGCTCAGGCCTCAG GTGCTGCTTGTAGATGGGAATGGTGTGCTCCATCACAGAG CAGGGTTTGGTGTGGCCTGCCATCTGGGGGTGCTGACAGACCTGCCCTGTATTGGTGTGGCCAAAAACCTCCTGCAGGTCGATGGCCTGGCCAAGGATGAGCAGCACAAAGGGCAG ATCCGCGACCTGCAGATGGGAGGAGATGTATTCCCTCTGAGGGGCACCTCCGGGAGAGTCCTGGGCATG GCCCTGCGCAGCTACAATAAGAGCACAAAGCCCATCTACGTCTCCGTGGGCCACAGGACGTGCTTGGAGTCGGCGGTGCGCCTCGTCCAGTCCTGCTGTAGGTACCGGATCCCAGAGCCCATCCGACAGGTGCGAAGACAGGGGCAGCTAGGGG GCTGA
- the ENDOV gene encoding endonuclease V isoform X5, whose translation MFPAGGKAAAHRKRLARKRSHGAQRDGAAGAGDSAPLGAVTGAELGTGAEQAQLKANVIEEDTEEWQKDSTFAGLERVGGVDLSYVKGNDTVACASLVVLSYPELEVLYEDCQMVTVSAPYLAGYLAFREVPFLVEAAQRLQEREPGLRPQVLLVDGNGVLHHRAGFGVACHLGVLTDLPCIGVAKNLLQVDGLAKDEQHKGQIRDLQMGGDVFPLRGTSGRVLGMALRSYNKSTKPIYVSVGHRTCLESAVRLVQSCCRYRIPEPIRQDDTLGLRKASLFPAVTFGGGFAPPSRRFLWTEGKASWTALGMKECSTP comes from the exons ATGTTCCCGGCGGGCGGGAAAGCCGCAGCCCACCGGAAGCGGCTAGCCCGGAAGCGGAGCCATGGCGCGCAGAGAGACGGAGCCGCCGGAGCAGGAGACTCTGCGCCGCTGGGAGCGGTAACGGGAGCGGAGCTCGGCACGGGCGC GGAGCAGGCCCAGCTAAAGGCAAATGTGATTGAGGAGGACACTGAAGAATGGCAGAAAGATTCCAcctttgcaggactggagagagtgGGAGGGGTGGACCTGTCTTATGTCAAAGGAAACGACACAGTCGCCTGCGCTTCCCTGGTGGTTCTCAGCTACCCAGAGCTTGAG GTGCTATATGAGGATTGCCAGATGGTAACCGTGAGTGCCCCCTACCTGGCAGGATACTTAGCTTTTCGAGAGGTCCCTTTCCTGGTGGAAGCTGCTCAGAGACTTCAGGAGCGAGAGCCTGGGCTCAGGCCTCAG GTGCTGCTTGTAGATGGGAATGGTGTGCTCCATCACAGAG CAGGGTTTGGTGTGGCCTGCCATCTGGGGGTGCTGACAGACCTGCCCTGTATTGGTGTGGCCAAAAACCTCCTGCAGGTCGATGGCCTGGCCAAGGATGAGCAGCACAAAGGGCAG ATCCGCGACCTGCAGATGGGAGGAGATGTATTCCCTCTGAGGGGCACCTCCGGGAGAGTCCTGGGCATG GCCCTGCGCAGCTACAATAAGAGCACAAAGCCCATCTACGTCTCCGTGGGCCACAGGACGTGCTTGGAGTCGGCGGTGCGCCTCGTCCAGTCCTGCTGTAGGTACCGGATCCCAGAGCCCATCCGACAG GATGACACCCTGGGGCTGCGCAAAGCATCACTCTTTCCTGCAGTTACATTTGGAGGGGGCTTTGCTCCCCCATCGAGGAGGTTCTTATGGACAGAGGGAAAAGCCAGTTGGACTGCTTTAGGCATGAAGGAGTGTAGTACACCTTGA
- the ENDOV gene encoding endonuclease V isoform X9, with the protein MFPAGGKAAAHRKRLARKRSHGAQRDGAAGAGDSAPLGAVTGAELGTGAEQAQLKANVIEEDTEEWQKDSTFAGLERVGGVDLSYVKGNDTVACASLVVLSYPELEVLYEDCQMVTVSAPYLAGYLAFREVPFLVEAAQRLQEREPGLRPQVLLVDGNGVLHHRAGFGVACHLGVLTDLPCIGVAKNLLQVDGLAKDEQHKGQIRDLQMGGDVFPLRGTSGRVLGMALRSYNKSTKPIYVSVGHRTCLESAVRLVQSC; encoded by the exons ATGTTCCCGGCGGGCGGGAAAGCCGCAGCCCACCGGAAGCGGCTAGCCCGGAAGCGGAGCCATGGCGCGCAGAGAGACGGAGCCGCCGGAGCAGGAGACTCTGCGCCGCTGGGAGCGGTAACGGGAGCGGAGCTCGGCACGGGCGC GGAGCAGGCCCAGCTAAAGGCAAATGTGATTGAGGAGGACACTGAAGAATGGCAGAAAGATTCCAcctttgcaggactggagagagtgGGAGGGGTGGACCTGTCTTATGTCAAAGGAAACGACACAGTCGCCTGCGCTTCCCTGGTGGTTCTCAGCTACCCAGAGCTTGAG GTGCTATATGAGGATTGCCAGATGGTAACCGTGAGTGCCCCCTACCTGGCAGGATACTTAGCTTTTCGAGAGGTCCCTTTCCTGGTGGAAGCTGCTCAGAGACTTCAGGAGCGAGAGCCTGGGCTCAGGCCTCAG GTGCTGCTTGTAGATGGGAATGGTGTGCTCCATCACAGAG CAGGGTTTGGTGTGGCCTGCCATCTGGGGGTGCTGACAGACCTGCCCTGTATTGGTGTGGCCAAAAACCTCCTGCAGGTCGATGGCCTGGCCAAGGATGAGCAGCACAAAGGGCAG ATCCGCGACCTGCAGATGGGAGGAGATGTATTCCCTCTGAGGGGCACCTCCGGGAGAGTCCTGGGCATG GCCCTGCGCAGCTACAATAAGAGCACAAAGCCCATCTACGTCTCCGTGGGCCACAGGACGTGCTTGGAGTCGGCGGTGCGCCTCGTCCAGTCCTGCT GA